Proteins encoded in a region of the Haloarcula sp. CBA1129 genome:
- a CDS encoding YqaA family protein, with translation MDLVVPTASFIAFIGDCTTAGTPLSPLEEAVCTATGPTGLGIIAVYSFLIAFILPLPSEVVLVPAETLRLGLSTNGNLVAIIIVSGLGKAFGSLVAFHIGQEAKEYGPLIRRIKRSRFDIIEWSEKKTVQLAQKYGYVGLALALCVPFFPDTLSIYAFTVLERDYYRFGAATFFGSAGRLVVTLGLAGGTLALL, from the coding sequence GTGGACTTGGTAGTACCGACCGCATCGTTCATTGCCTTCATCGGTGACTGTACGACCGCCGGCACCCCACTCTCGCCGCTGGAAGAGGCCGTCTGTACGGCCACCGGCCCGACCGGACTGGGAATCATCGCGGTGTACTCGTTTCTGATCGCGTTCATTCTCCCGCTCCCGAGCGAAGTCGTGCTGGTTCCAGCCGAAACGCTCCGACTCGGGCTCTCCACGAACGGGAATCTGGTGGCGATTATCATCGTCAGTGGCCTCGGGAAGGCTTTCGGTAGTCTCGTCGCCTTTCACATCGGACAGGAAGCCAAGGAGTACGGCCCGCTCATTCGCCGAATCAAGCGCTCGCGGTTCGACATCATCGAGTGGTCTGAAAAAAAGACGGTCCAGCTTGCACAGAAGTACGGCTACGTTGGCTTGGCGCTCGCGCTCTGCGTCCCGTTCTTCCCCGACACGCTCTCTATCTACGCGTTCACCGTCCTCGAACGCGATTACTACCGGTTCGGAGCGGCGACGTTCTTCGGCAGTGCCGGGCGACTCGTCGTGACGCTCGGTCTCGCTGGCGGCACGCTTGCGCTGCTGTGA
- the mfnA gene encoding tyrosine decarboxylase MfnA — MLQRAAPQDFERVLSSMCTVPHPSAREAAERFLATNPGDPGTYETVADLEHEAVDYLGEITGLSDPAGYVASGGTEANLQAIRIARNRADTDDPNVVAPVHAHFSFTKAADVLGVELRTAPAKNYRANMAAMAELVDEDTVCVVGVAGSTEYGYVDPIPAIADLAESVDALCHVDAAWGGFYLPFTDHDWHFGHAAVDTMTIDPHKVGQAAVPAGGLLARDRSLLDELAVETPYLESTDQLTLTGTRSGAGVASAVAAMESLWPAGYEQQYETSMANADWLADQLSARGHDVVGPELPLVAADLSMPMTDELRDRGWRVSKTGAGEMRVVCMPHVTRSMLRSFVADLDWY; from the coding sequence ATGCTCCAGCGGGCAGCGCCACAGGACTTCGAGCGGGTCCTCTCGTCGATGTGTACCGTCCCACACCCATCGGCACGCGAAGCAGCGGAACGCTTCCTCGCGACGAATCCCGGGGACCCCGGGACATACGAAACTGTCGCCGATCTGGAACACGAGGCCGTCGACTATCTCGGCGAGATTACCGGGCTCTCGGACCCTGCGGGCTATGTCGCCTCGGGTGGAACAGAAGCCAACCTCCAAGCGATACGTATCGCCCGTAACCGCGCTGACACGGACGACCCGAACGTGGTCGCGCCCGTCCACGCACACTTCTCGTTTACAAAGGCCGCCGACGTGCTCGGCGTGGAACTGCGGACCGCGCCGGCGAAAAACTACCGCGCCAACATGGCGGCGATGGCGGAACTCGTCGACGAGGACACGGTGTGTGTCGTCGGCGTCGCCGGCTCGACCGAGTACGGCTACGTCGACCCGATTCCGGCTATCGCCGACCTCGCCGAGTCGGTCGATGCCCTCTGCCACGTCGACGCCGCGTGGGGCGGCTTCTACCTCCCGTTTACCGACCACGACTGGCATTTCGGCCATGCAGCCGTGGACACGATGACGATTGACCCGCACAAGGTCGGGCAGGCGGCGGTTCCCGCCGGCGGGCTGCTCGCTCGTGACCGCTCGCTGCTTGACGAACTCGCCGTCGAAACGCCGTATCTGGAGTCGACGGACCAGCTAACGCTGACGGGCACGCGGTCGGGTGCCGGTGTGGCCTCCGCCGTTGCGGCGATGGAGTCGCTGTGGCCGGCAGGCTATGAACAACAGTACGAAACGTCGATGGCAAACGCCGACTGGCTGGCCGACCAGCTGTCGGCGCGGGGCCACGACGTGGTCGGCCCCGAACTCCCGCTCGTCGCGGCCGACCTCTCGATGCCGATGACCGACGAGCTCCGGGACCGCGGCTGGCGGGTCTCGAAGACCGGGGCCGGCGAGATGCGCGTCGTGTGTATGCCTCACGTCACTAGGTCAATGCTGCGGTCGTTCGTCGCGGACCTCGACTGGTACTAG
- a CDS encoding PhzF family phenazine biosynthesis protein: protein MDTRQALLVDAFATEPTAGTPAGVVPEADGLTDDQMQAVASELGATETAFVFPAADADRRLRCFSPTEELTQAETATVAAHAALYERGEIDDAEWTVATAGGEVAVETKQNGMVWVEQGRADITEVDIPYSDVAAALGLDAATLKDVGADLPLATADTGESWLMIPVNYFEHLSRLSVDVAAVASLCDRVDAVGVYPFTFDTVGGDATRRSTFHGRAFRAGSRTEEPVSATASGACAAFVRRYGALDDTIEQIIAEGGHFRDRPGTVSVDTDGAEVWVGGRGVTALDGTVTVPAVDDDDIIEA, encoded by the coding sequence ATGGATACCCGACAGGCGTTGCTTGTCGACGCGTTCGCCACGGAGCCGACGGCGGGCACACCGGCCGGCGTCGTGCCCGAGGCCGACGGACTGACCGACGACCAGATGCAGGCCGTCGCCAGCGAACTGGGGGCCACCGAGACGGCGTTCGTGTTCCCAGCGGCGGACGCCGACCGCCGGCTTCGCTGTTTCTCGCCGACCGAGGAACTGACACAGGCGGAGACGGCAACGGTCGCTGCACACGCTGCGCTCTACGAACGTGGCGAGATCGACGATGCCGAATGGACGGTCGCAACCGCCGGGGGCGAGGTCGCCGTCGAGACCAAACAGAACGGCATGGTCTGGGTCGAACAGGGGCGGGCAGACATCACAGAAGTCGACATTCCCTACAGCGATGTCGCGGCCGCGCTCGGACTCGACGCGGCCACGCTCAAAGACGTGGGTGCGGACCTCCCGCTGGCGACAGCTGACACGGGTGAGTCGTGGCTCATGATTCCGGTCAACTACTTCGAGCATCTGAGTCGTCTCAGCGTTGATGTGGCTGCTGTCGCCTCGCTCTGTGACCGCGTGGACGCCGTCGGCGTGTACCCGTTTACCTTCGACACTGTCGGTGGCGACGCGACCCGGCGGTCGACGTTCCACGGGCGAGCCTTCCGGGCGGGGAGCCGGACCGAAGAGCCGGTAAGCGCCACGGCGTCGGGGGCCTGTGCGGCGTTTGTTCGTCGCTACGGAGCGCTCGATGACACCATCGAGCAGATCATCGCCGAGGGCGGGCACTTCCGTGACAGACCCGGGACGGTGTCAGTCGATACCGATGGGGCCGAGGTGTGGGTCGGCGGGCGCGGCGTGACCGCGCTTGACGGGACGGTGACCGTCCCCGCCGTCGACGACGACGACATCATCGAGGCGTGA
- the ppsA gene encoding phosphoenolpyruvate synthase translates to MPTLWLDEIGADDLARVGGKAASLGELTGAGLPVPSAFVVTADTYRSFIEATGIDEPLFEAVDVDSDDSQALAEAAERAQELILETDTPPSVREDLLAAYDEMGDEDVAVRSSATAEDLPDASFAGQQDTYLNVSRTDLLQRVKECWASLFTQRAIYYRNENDFAHDAVDIAVVVQQMVDAEKSGVMFTSHPSTGGPTAIIEAAWGLGEAVVSGAVSPDNYIVDRETGTIDEVTVADKKVMCVRGEDGETIERSVPEEKRNERVLDDEEIHRLIEIGERVEDHYDTPQDVEWAVYEGEVYLLQSRPITTIDDPEGSAGSANEAESQPPGAKSGVADGGAMESQSESVRLSGIGSAPGRVTGVVRIVDKLDNLDKVEDGDIIVAEMTTPDMVPAMKRANGIITDEGGMTSHAAIVSRELGVPAVVGAEDATQKLRDGETVTLDGDKGTVEKGAKVPETADEEGDAGAVEAHSPVKPMTGTEVKVNVSIPEAAERAAATGADGVGLLRIEHMILSTDKTPSRYVEDHGERAYVDEIVEGVRSVAEAFYPRPVRVRTLDAPSDEFRQLQGGEDEPSEHNPMLGYRGIRRSLDRPGEFKLELRAFERLYDLGYDNVELMLPLVTDAEDILRAKALMQEVGIDPEKRDWGVMVETPASALSIEGICEAGIDFVSFGTNDLTQYTLAVDRNNGNVADRFDELHPAVLELMSQVIGTCREHDVATSICGQAASKPQMVDFLVDEGVTSISPNIDAVRDVQHEVKRVEQRLLLESVR, encoded by the coding sequence ATGCCAACACTGTGGCTCGACGAAATCGGTGCCGACGACCTAGCGCGGGTCGGCGGCAAGGCGGCGTCTCTCGGAGAACTGACCGGAGCGGGCCTGCCCGTTCCGTCGGCGTTCGTCGTTACCGCCGACACGTATCGGTCGTTCATCGAAGCAACTGGAATCGACGAGCCGCTGTTCGAGGCCGTCGATGTCGACAGCGATGACTCGCAGGCGCTGGCCGAGGCGGCCGAACGCGCTCAGGAGTTGATTCTGGAAACGGACACCCCGCCGTCGGTCCGTGAGGACCTGCTGGCCGCCTACGACGAGATGGGCGACGAGGACGTGGCGGTCCGGTCCTCGGCGACCGCGGAGGACCTCCCGGACGCCTCCTTCGCCGGCCAGCAGGACACGTACCTGAACGTCTCGCGGACGGACCTTTTGCAACGAGTCAAGGAATGCTGGGCGTCGCTGTTTACCCAGCGTGCTATCTACTACCGCAACGAGAACGACTTCGCGCACGACGCCGTGGACATCGCCGTCGTCGTCCAGCAGATGGTCGACGCGGAGAAATCGGGCGTCATGTTCACCAGCCACCCCTCGACGGGCGGCCCGACGGCCATCATCGAGGCCGCGTGGGGACTGGGCGAAGCGGTCGTCTCCGGTGCGGTCTCGCCCGACAACTACATCGTCGACCGCGAGACGGGCACCATCGACGAGGTGACCGTCGCCGACAAGAAGGTGATGTGTGTTCGGGGCGAGGACGGGGAGACCATCGAACGCTCCGTCCCCGAGGAGAAGCGCAACGAGCGTGTCCTCGATGACGAGGAGATTCACCGGCTCATCGAGATCGGCGAGCGAGTCGAAGACCACTACGACACGCCACAGGACGTGGAGTGGGCGGTCTACGAGGGCGAGGTGTACCTGCTGCAGTCCCGTCCGATTACCACCATCGACGACCCCGAAGGGAGCGCCGGCTCGGCAAACGAGGCCGAGAGCCAGCCACCGGGGGCCAAATCGGGCGTCGCGGACGGCGGAGCGATGGAGAGCCAGTCGGAGTCGGTCCGGCTCTCCGGAATCGGCTCCGCGCCGGGCCGGGTCACCGGCGTCGTCCGCATCGTCGACAAGCTCGACAACCTCGACAAGGTCGAGGACGGCGACATCATCGTCGCCGAGATGACCACGCCGGACATGGTACCGGCGATGAAACGCGCCAACGGCATCATCACCGACGAGGGCGGGATGACCAGCCACGCCGCCATCGTCTCACGAGAGCTCGGCGTGCCGGCCGTCGTCGGTGCCGAGGACGCGACACAGAAGCTCCGAGACGGCGAAACGGTCACACTCGACGGAGACAAGGGCACCGTCGAGAAAGGGGCCAAGGTTCCCGAGACGGCCGACGAGGAAGGCGACGCCGGGGCGGTCGAGGCACATTCGCCTGTCAAACCGATGACCGGAACGGAGGTCAAGGTCAACGTCTCCATCCCGGAGGCTGCTGAGCGGGCCGCCGCGACAGGGGCCGACGGCGTCGGCCTGCTGCGCATCGAGCACATGATTCTCTCGACGGACAAGACCCCCTCGCGCTACGTCGAGGACCACGGCGAGCGCGCCTACGTCGACGAGATAGTCGAGGGCGTCCGCTCGGTGGCCGAGGCGTTCTACCCGCGCCCGGTACGGGTCCGGACCCTCGATGCCCCCTCCGACGAGTTCCGACAGCTCCAGGGTGGCGAGGACGAGCCGAGCGAGCACAACCCGATGCTGGGCTATCGAGGCATCCGTCGCTCGCTCGACCGGCCCGGCGAGTTCAAGCTCGAACTCCGCGCGTTCGAGCGCCTGTACGACTTAGGCTATGATAACGTCGAATTGATGCTTCCACTTGTCACCGACGCCGAGGACATCCTGCGGGCGAAGGCGCTGATGCAAGAGGTCGGCATCGACCCCGAAAAGCGCGACTGGGGCGTCATGGTCGAGACACCGGCGAGCGCGCTGTCCATCGAGGGCATCTGTGAGGCCGGTATCGACTTCGTCTCCTTCGGGACGAACGACCTCACACAGTACACGCTGGCCGTCGACCGGAACAACGGCAACGTCGCCGACCGCTTCGACGAACTCCACCCGGCCGTCCTCGAACTCATGAGTCAGGTCATCGGGACCTGCCGCGAGCACGACGTCGCCACGAGCATCTGCGGGCAGGCCGCCTCGAAGCCACAGATGGTGGACTTCCTCGTCGACGAGGGGGTCACATCCATCTCGCCGAACATCGACGCCGTGCGTGACGTCCAACACGAGGTCAAACGCGTCGAACAGCGGCTGCTGCTGGAATCGGTCCGCTGA
- the metG gene encoding methionine--tRNA ligase produces the protein MSNDEFPTDQPAVVTCGLPYANGDLHVGHLRTYVDGDALSRALRRIGQQTAFVSGSDMHGTPVAVNAAEEGVAPREFALDFHETYAETFPQFNIEFDNYGHTDDETNVELTQEFVRSWTENDHVHEKEIEVAWDTEEDQPLPDRYVEGTCPYCGEQARGDECDEGCQRHLEPGEIEDPVSTLTGNPAEYRTREHKFLRLADFQEYLQGFLDRLEGTDNAQNQPREWVEGELQDLCITRDMDWGVDYPDDADGGEDLVLYVWVDAPIEYVASTKQYSERVGDDEYDWEQVWKVDGEERHGTEWSDEWSDDSGEIIHVIGRDIIQHHAVFWPSMLRGAGYNEPRSILATGFVGIDGKALSTSRNRAVWADEYLDAGFHPDLFRYYIATGAQIDTDVDFSWDRFQERVNGELVGNVGNFIYRSLLFAERNYDGTPDAAVSDDVTERIESAIEDFETAVREYDVRELAEIAIELSNYGNEYIQRNEPWNLVDDDPEEAEQVIRDCVQLTKAVAVLMQPVLPGKAERLWGQLGEQGSVADVTLDSALDAPPAEFGEPAELFEQVEDDHIEALNEELEERVEEASDDGDDESDGDDGSDSEDADAADLQPLVEDRISFEDFEGVDMRVGEIRSAEPVEGADKLLRLEVDIGHEVRQVVAGLRQLHDAEDLPGTRVILLANMEKAELFGIESNGMVLAAGDEADLLTTHEDAPLGTRIK, from the coding sequence ATGAGCAACGACGAGTTTCCGACGGACCAGCCGGCGGTCGTGACCTGTGGGCTGCCATACGCGAACGGCGACCTGCACGTCGGTCACCTCCGGACGTACGTTGACGGCGACGCGCTCTCGCGCGCGTTGCGACGCATCGGCCAGCAGACGGCGTTCGTCTCGGGGTCGGATATGCATGGGACCCCGGTGGCGGTCAACGCCGCTGAAGAAGGTGTCGCACCGCGGGAGTTCGCGCTTGACTTCCACGAGACCTACGCCGAGACGTTCCCGCAGTTCAACATCGAGTTCGACAACTACGGGCACACCGACGACGAGACCAACGTCGAACTCACTCAGGAGTTCGTCCGCTCGTGGACCGAAAACGACCACGTCCACGAGAAGGAGATCGAAGTCGCTTGGGACACCGAGGAGGACCAGCCGCTCCCGGACCGCTACGTCGAGGGGACCTGTCCCTACTGCGGGGAGCAGGCCCGCGGCGACGAGTGTGACGAGGGCTGTCAGCGCCACCTCGAACCCGGCGAAATCGAGGACCCGGTGTCAACGCTGACGGGGAACCCCGCCGAGTACCGAACCCGCGAACACAAGTTCCTCCGACTCGCTGACTTCCAAGAGTATCTTCAGGGCTTCCTCGACCGCCTCGAAGGCACCGACAACGCCCAGAACCAGCCCCGCGAGTGGGTCGAGGGCGAACTGCAGGACCTCTGTATCACGCGGGATATGGACTGGGGGGTCGATTATCCGGACGACGCCGACGGCGGCGAGGACCTCGTGCTGTACGTCTGGGTCGACGCGCCCATCGAGTACGTCGCCTCGACCAAGCAGTACTCCGAGCGGGTCGGCGACGACGAGTACGACTGGGAGCAAGTCTGGAAAGTCGACGGTGAGGAGCGCCACGGCACCGAGTGGTCCGACGAGTGGTCCGATGACAGCGGCGAGATTATCCACGTCATCGGCCGCGACATCATCCAGCACCACGCCGTGTTCTGGCCGTCGATGCTTCGCGGCGCAGGGTACAACGAGCCCCGGTCGATTCTGGCGACTGGCTTCGTCGGCATCGACGGCAAGGCGCTCTCAACCTCGCGCAACCGCGCCGTCTGGGCCGACGAGTACCTCGATGCCGGCTTCCACCCCGACCTGTTCCGGTACTACATCGCCACCGGTGCACAGATCGACACCGACGTGGACTTCTCTTGGGACCGCTTTCAGGAGCGGGTCAACGGCGAACTCGTCGGCAACGTCGGCAACTTCATCTACCGCTCGCTGCTGTTCGCCGAGCGCAACTACGACGGGACGCCCGACGCCGCGGTCAGCGACGACGTGACGGAGCGAATCGAATCGGCCATCGAGGACTTCGAGACCGCCGTTCGCGAGTACGACGTTCGTGAACTGGCTGAAATCGCTATCGAGCTCTCGAACTACGGCAACGAATACATCCAGCGCAACGAGCCGTGGAACCTCGTCGACGATGACCCCGAGGAAGCCGAGCAGGTCATCCGCGACTGCGTTCAGCTGACAAAGGCCGTCGCCGTGCTCATGCAGCCTGTCCTCCCGGGCAAGGCCGAGCGTCTGTGGGGCCAACTGGGCGAACAGGGCTCCGTCGCGGACGTGACCCTCGACAGCGCGCTCGACGCGCCGCCGGCGGAGTTCGGCGAGCCCGCTGAGCTGTTCGAGCAGGTCGAGGACGACCACATCGAGGCGCTCAATGAGGAACTCGAAGAGCGTGTCGAGGAAGCGAGCGACGATGGAGACGATGAGAGCGACGGCGACGACGGGAGCGACAGCGAGGACGCAGACGCCGCCGACCTTCAGCCACTCGTCGAGGACCGCATCAGCTTCGAGGACTTCGAGGGCGTCGACATGCGCGTCGGCGAAATCCGCAGCGCAGAGCCGGTCGAGGGCGCGGACAAGCTCCTGCGTCTGGAGGTCGATATCGGCCACGAGGTACGGCAGGTCGTCGCCGGCCTCCGACAGCTCCACGACGCCGAGGACCTCCCCGGCACGCGTGTCATCCTGCTGGCGAACATGGAGAAAGCCGAGCTGTTCGGCATCGAATCCAACGGGATGGTGCTGGCTGCCGGCGACGAGGCGGACCTGCTGACGACCCACGAGGACGCACCACTGGGGACGCGGATCAAGTAA
- a CDS encoding 4-phosphopantoate--beta-alanine ligase encodes MSDDVDLPESHPRYESLLTRHRIEAGVDRGITSRQGLIAQGRGEAFDYLLGERTIDSADAAERAAAAHLLSADHAVVSVNGNAAALVPGELVELAEVTGADLEVNLFNRTEERIEAIADYLREHGATDVKGLTADGRIPGLDHERAKVDADGIGAADVVLVPLEDGDRAEALGEMGKTELVIDLNPQSRSAEVATVPIIDNIIRAIPNITEHARGLRGDSDAQQAAIETFDADDALTAAERTIREGDLE; translated from the coding sequence ATGAGCGACGACGTCGACCTCCCTGAGAGCCACCCCCGCTACGAGTCGCTGCTGACCCGCCACCGGATCGAGGCGGGCGTCGACCGCGGTATCACCTCCCGACAGGGCCTCATCGCCCAAGGGCGCGGTGAAGCCTTCGACTACCTGCTGGGCGAGCGCACCATCGACAGCGCCGACGCCGCAGAGCGTGCCGCCGCGGCACACCTCCTCTCCGCCGACCACGCCGTCGTCTCGGTCAACGGCAACGCCGCCGCCCTCGTCCCCGGTGAACTCGTCGAACTGGCCGAGGTGACCGGCGCCGACCTCGAAGTAAACCTGTTCAACCGGACCGAGGAGCGCATCGAGGCCATCGCCGACTACCTCCGCGAGCACGGCGCGACCGACGTGAAGGGGCTGACCGCCGACGGGCGCATCCCCGGCCTCGACCACGAGCGCGCGAAGGTCGACGCCGACGGCATCGGCGCGGCGGACGTGGTTCTCGTCCCACTGGAGGACGGTGACCGCGCCGAGGCGCTGGGCGAGATGGGCAAGACGGAACTGGTCATCGACCTCAACCCACAGAGCCGCTCGGCCGAAGTGGCCACGGTGCCTATCATCGACAACATCATCCGGGCGATACCGAACATCACCGAGCACGCACGAGGCCTCCGTGGCGACTCCGATGCCCAGCAAGCGGCCATCGAAACGTTCGACGCCGACGATGCTCTGACTGCCGCCGAGCGGACGATTCGGGAGGGCGACCTCGAATGA
- a CDS encoding chemotaxis protein CheY, with protein MAPESTPEAKSISSGVSYIPFGIPGLDGQVRGIPTGSTVLLAGASDAGGDAFTYTSLATLMLAKHRPEMVPNGIARRSEAIPDSVTYITLSHDREHVYSELDAVLDGYQFETLTEHMTVADFSQRFMELLPVPEPLFDARRSADDIEQPDAEPPKSEPSEETFEKLLSDISERVADAAGTLIVIDSLTDLERATEFGLPQNHEVAFLLGLREAVVNWGTVAFVKLDRPAGDVRSDELIHGLLHGSVYFYSNDKGFETYRTMRVGSFGGALDTERQTVFESLIGPTGFRAKATKKIGPSNW; from the coding sequence ATGGCACCCGAATCGACACCGGAAGCCAAGAGTATCAGCTCCGGTGTGTCCTACATCCCCTTCGGCATCCCCGGACTGGACGGACAGGTCCGCGGGATTCCGACCGGGAGCACGGTCCTGTTGGCCGGGGCGTCAGACGCGGGCGGCGACGCCTTTACCTACACCAGCCTCGCGACGCTGATGCTCGCGAAACACCGCCCCGAGATGGTCCCGAACGGCATCGCCCGGCGCAGCGAGGCGATCCCTGACTCGGTGACCTACATCACGCTCTCGCATGACCGCGAACACGTCTACAGCGAACTCGACGCCGTCCTCGACGGGTACCAGTTCGAGACGCTCACAGAGCACATGACCGTCGCCGACTTCTCTCAGCGGTTCATGGAGCTGTTGCCGGTCCCCGAGCCACTGTTCGACGCTCGGCGGAGCGCCGACGACATCGAACAGCCCGACGCGGAGCCACCCAAGTCAGAGCCCTCCGAGGAGACCTTCGAGAAACTGCTTTCCGACATCAGCGAGCGCGTGGCCGACGCCGCGGGGACGCTCATCGTCATCGATTCACTGACCGACCTCGAACGGGCGACGGAGTTCGGCCTGCCCCAGAACCACGAGGTCGCGTTCCTGCTGGGACTTCGGGAGGCGGTCGTCAACTGGGGGACCGTGGCCTTCGTCAAGCTCGACCGGCCCGCGGGCGACGTGCGGTCAGACGAACTCATCCACGGCCTCCTGCACGGCAGCGTCTACTTCTACTCCAACGACAAGGGGTTCGAGACCTACCGGACGATGCGTGTCGGCTCCTTCGGCGGCGCGCTCGACACCGAGCGCCAGACCGTCTTCGAGTCACTGATCGGTCCCACGGGCTTTCGCGCGAAGGCGACGAAGAAGATCGGGCCGTCGAACTGGTAA